Genomic DNA from Filimonas effusa:
CTTTATTAAAATTGATCCAAGCACCCCCTTTTATGTCTATATAATTTGTGATATCACACCTTCATTTGAAAAAATACTAAGGAGTAGAGAATATAAGCAAACACCAGATAAACTAGGGTATTTTAACGTAAAAAGTGAGTACTATAAGGCGTACATTGAAGTGTTGCCGTTTGAAAAAGTACTGAAAGACGCTCAAAAACGCAATAGAATACTTTTTGACAAGCTCGGAATTTCCTAAGACTCATAAATTGTCAAACTTAGATTAACAGAAGTAGAACTAGTTACATTAATTCTTTTCTCCCAACTTTGATTGCGTTAGCCATTACCTTGTACGGTCAAAGAAGTCGACTTTATGACTTCACCGTTGTACACAACAGATGCGAAAAGCATACCCGGTTGGTTGATCAGCAAGCCCGCGATATTAATTGTTGCATTGTGTTTGACGGTTTGGTCCAAAAACGTCACAGCAACCGGGGTTTCGAGCAATGGATCGCCATTAAGAGTGAAACGAAATAAAATATTAAATGAAGCTGGATCTTCTACTTTTCTTTCAGTGGCAATTAGTACTGAAATTGGAATTTGAATAGGGAACAAAGATGCATTAATGTTTTCAACAATATTAATAACCGATACATTATTTGTAGCCTTATCTGTTATTATTGTCTGAGCACATAATAATGTTGAACACGTCATATAGAAAGCATTATACTATTTCCATTAGATTGGCTGTGATAATTTCGAATTGTGGGCTCCTGAGCGTTATTGTCAACGATTAAAGATTTTTTCACAACAGCATAATTTTTCAGGTAATAATTTGCAATTACAGGGAACCATTCGAACTTAACCTTGTCTTTTACCTGAAGAAAAAAATCATAATTTTCATCTAGATCCTTTAGTGAAATGGAAATAAATATCGCATATATCTCAGCAAGTTCGGATATGTCATTTATTGGGCGAGATATTCTTTCATTAAATTCTTTTATTAGCTCAGCTGTTGAATTCTGAGCAGCAATTGACTGAACAACATTAGACCTACGCATATTATCAAATAGAAAATAAGGCGTATTGGCCACTAAATATAGTTCGGTTATTGTCTTTTTATATGATCTTAAATCCATGATTTATCCTCCAATATCTTTTTAAACCTGAACTGTAGGGTGAATAATTAACGTTATGAACAACTTCTTTATGCTTTGACCATTTACTTATTACAAATATGTGTCTCAGGTCGTAATTCGCAACAGACTCCTCTATCCTACACACCGTTCCTGAATGAGTAATCTTATTGTCTTCGTAATATAATACAATATCTCCTGGCAAAACATCTTTTAATTCTCTTATCTCGACATAATTGTCATCAATTAATATTTTTAGCAATTCAGCCTCTTCATAAATCCCAGTTCTTTTTGACGCAAAAGTCATTCCATGGCAGTTATAAATAGCGGTCGGTTGGCCCTTAAATACGGCCGCAGGATAGTCTTCTTCAAAAATGTTACATTGAGCTAACTCAAAATTGGACATAAATTTGAACTGCTCATTATCTATGTCATTTCCCAAACAAGTTTGCAGTCTTAGAACTGTAGAATCGGGCTGATATTGACTTATAATTAGTGCCATTTTGACAAAACGATGGTACAATTATACACATTTGACCGCATACAGGTAGATTAAAATAGGCATTTAAACGGGAAAAAGGAAAAAAAACAAACTTTAACATAAGCAATCAAATTTACTCTCCGAATGCTATTCAAAGACTCGATTTGCTTGATTTTCTTGAGGATATAATTTCTCAGGATAGGCTGAAAATTCTAAACTCCATTTGAATGGCGTTTAGAATTTTCATAATAGGCAATTCGTGGAAGTCCCTCTAGAATGCAATAGAATACTGTCATATTTTAATGGAGCACCAAAAGATGATGTAATACTATTTTGCCTCACAATGATAGAAAGGTTACATGCTGCTTCCACCGGGTTAAGTATCTTAATAAGAGAATTTCCAAATAATTCTAGAGTTGACTTTAGCTGTGGGATTATTGTAAGAGCCATTTTCCTTGATTATCTGATAATGCTCAATGCGATTGTGATTCTTGCCAAAAACGAGAATGACTTGATTTCTTGCGAAGAAGAAATCAAGAAATATTGCCTATTGATGCTATCTGATTCAGTCAATCACACATTGAAGCATTTTAAATCACTTGAAGGCAACATACCGCAAAACATTATGTCAAACATGTATATTAACCTAGTTAATGCCAACCCCACTTGTTTTGAAGATTACACAGGCGATGGAAGTCAGCCAGTACCAAAAGCAACTGGATATAAAAAACCTCATGATTTATATTTGACACTGCTAAAAGAGCCAGGCTTTGAAAAATATGTATCCGCTTATGACGTTTATACATACTATTCCAAATATGACCATTTCGGAGGCATGAATTATTCTTTATCTAGGATGAGTAATATGAAACAGTTTGTGTTCTTGAACAAAGCGATTAAAAGCTTCCCAACACATCTACTATTTACAACAGCAATTCTGCGGACCCATTTTAAAAGTGACACTTTTTTAGAAGCAACTCAATCAAGAATAGAAGATTTCATTAGTACAATTAAGTAAATTACTTTAATCCTAAAACTTAGATATGAAACACATAGAAAAGAAGTTTATACTTAGAGTTCCACTCGGCGGGGATGCAAACGAATTGCTAAAGAACGCACCTATCCCAGACAAAACCGAACTAGAAGAAAGATTAAGGTCTGGATATTACCCTCTATTGATTGGTGAAGACAATATGTTAACTCAAGCATTCGTATATAATCTGAATAAAAAGGACTATCGTATTCCAGAGCCCAACCCTGTAACACTTTATTTCCATATCGCTCAATCACATTTAAGAGTAGTAAGAGAAAAAAGGCTTGACTTGCTGCGAGACATTGACAACAATCAATTCAGAGCAACGACCGATCAACATCTTATCTATGATTTCTTTGGTAACACGGCAGTATTTACTACGTTTTTATTCAATTCGATAGAATGTTTTATTAACTACAAAATACCTGAAACATACAAATTCACAAGAGAGGGAACTCAAAAAAGCGAGACCTTTAATGCCCAACAAATCCAGAGAAACCTTCCGTTTGATGACAAGATAAAATTAGTCATTCCTGAAATATTCGGAAAGTCATTCCACTTGGAAGAACAGGCTGATTATACCAAAATTGATAAGTTAAAACGGCTGAGAGATGAAATAATGCATACAAAGCAAACTCTCAATACCGCTAACAAGTACGAATCATTTTATATTGATTTACTCAATTTCAATTTCGACAAAACGATTCTAGCCGTCAGAAATTATATTAATTACTATGAACCAGGTACAATTACAGAGTGCAAATGCGGCAACGACTTCTAGCACTTAAGCTATCACCAATCATATTAAAATTAAACCAGTTCATGGAATTACATTCAAACAAGTCGGCAGACCTAGATTTATACAACAGCCAAAAAGAATATAAAGACAAACTGATCCAATTGGAAATCTTCCTAATGTTCGCCATTGATATTTCCGATGCTATTGGCGGCATAAAAGTAGCTCCAAAAGAATGGCACAAAGTCACTGCAAGTCAGTTATATACCCGCTTGACAATTTCCTGTACGAGTATAGTTAGACTATTGCCGTGGAATCGGCTTTTCCCTACCACGAATAATTTCTGGGATTATTTTTCAGTAATGTCGCTTTGCAGAAATCTTATAGAAAACTATCATACTTTTTTCTATTTATGTATTCAGCAAATAAACGACGAAGAAAGAGACTTTAGAAAACTAATAATTTCCTACCATGACAATTGCGAAAAGTATAAAATATATAAGGATTCCAACGCAGAACAAGCTATCCTTGAAGACTTTGAAAAAAATCTGCCTTTTGACAGAAAAGCAATAGAGGAACATTCATTTTTCATTAATCTTCCCAAAGAACACAAAAATAGAATTTCAAAAGGTGAATCGTCGATGTACCTCACAAATCAGGATATATCCAATTTAATTCCCTTTGATACGACTAATTTCAGAGCCATATACAAGCTTCTCTCGAACCAAATACACTGTACCCCAATGTCATTTGCCAGAATGGATGACGCACGAGGAAGGGGCCAATGTACAATGACAGAGCTAAGTTATATGTGTATTTGCATTAACATCTGCACTTTATACCTAGCCGCCGCAATTCTAGATATGGTTCAGTTATTTAGCGAACGAAAAACAGTAATCGATAAAGAAAAATTATCGAATGTAGAACTATATTTCTCGGGATTCCAAACAAACATGAAAGACAATAGTTAAGTATGAGATTTGAACGATCATTGGATGACCGCTCAAATCTCATTGTACGTAACATTCTAATTTGCTTTCAGCTTATAGTTTTTAAAAGAAAGTAATTTTTCAGCGAACTCTCTCACCACCGGCTTCTGAAAGCTATCCAAGTAATTCTCGGTTGTTTTAATATTCAGATGCCCCAAAGATTCCTGAATCAATTCTTTTGGTGCGCCGGAATGAAGTATGTGTGTAGAAAATGAATGCCGGGTGACAATGGTAGAACTCCTTTTGTCATATCCCAATCTGGCAAATATCTTTTCATCCAGTTATTAGTGATACGGATAAAATATTGAACAGCGGTCATTTGGCCAACCTCGTCCATACCCTCATTTAATATCGAGAAAATATAAGTTTCGTCACTTAACCTCTTATTCCCCCACCTTTTAATAATTGCCTCCAGCTCTTCGGAAAGGTACACGGTGATAGATTTAGATTCCTCTTTCGCTGTCGTTTCAATTTTAGCCCGATCGAAAACAATAAAGCCATCTACTATATTCTTGTACTTTAACAATGCCATATCCTTTGAATTCATCCCATTGCCGAAATACAGGAATAACCAGGTATCACGGGCAAAGCTCTCCCTCTCTTTTTCTGGCTCATAGTAATAAATAGCACTCAAACATGAGTTATCCAAAGCCTTTTTAATATTCCTGCCGGAAGGAATAATGTATTTGTTGCGGCCAAACGGATAATCCTTTCGGGGAAGAATACCATCGTCAATTGCGCTATTCAAAATCTTTCTCAAAGTACGCACATACATTCCAATGGTTGTCTTGCCCCTGCCATTGTTACGCATCCAAGCATCATACTCTTTGAGAAGCTGCTTATTGACTTTTGCCAGACGAATATTACCACAATAGGAAAACATGGAATAATAGGCTGATTGGTATAAATCCGCTGTTTTAACACTCTTGTATTTCAGCAATGATACAATGTTACTTACATAGGCACCCAACAGATTGTCTTTCTTTGCCCCTTCCTCTTTTAGAATGCGGTACTTCTTTTCATACTTGGACAGATCGAAACTTTGAGGTAGCTGAACAGGTGCGGCCATCTTCGCTTTCCGATGCACCAAATCCGGGTGCCGGGAAACAAACCCCATTTCAAACCGTTCAAAACTAAAATCGCTAACCTCTTTCAGATAATCTTCCAACGCTGTTTTCAGCTTGCGTAAACTATCCCTGATCCCCTTTAGTTCATCTTTCAAATTGGGGGCGGGCAATTTGGCATAATCAGATTTGCTAAGGCTGTAAATAGTGGAGTAAGAAACAGCTTTTTTTTCATAAGTAACCCAGATTTTACCGGGTAGGTCTGGTCGAGCTTCATTCTGCGCTCGTCAAGACGAATAACATAGGTAATTGACATGATTAACCAATTTTTCCATTCACAAAATCAGCCCCACTATTGGCAATCCGTTTGCAAACAAACCACCTAGTAAATCCACTTCTAACATGGTTATACCAAATCAAATGTACTATCTAAAAAATTGGTTGTCAAAACATTTATGATTCAAGTAGCTTCAAGTATGGTTAAGGCAGAAAAGGTGTTACCCCTTACTTACAAGCAGAGGGTCCGCGGTTCGAGCCCGTGTGCTCCCACAGAACAGAAGCCTTACAGAAATGTGAGGCTTTTTATTGGGGTGAAGTCGCCCGCTGCTTATCGGGGGTCATATCAAAAATCTCCCGCTGCTGACCTTGTCCAATCATAAAACTGAAGAATCAAATTGATTACCTGATTTGGAGAAAAAATAGTGCTGCCCTCTAAAAAAGATGAGAATAGTTTCAATCCTTTCGGTTCGACTACCATTTTGCAATAGTCATCATTTTTTGTAGTTATATCTAAACCAGTCAACGTCTACATATCCTTTATCGGCTTTTGTATTGAAATTGAAAATCCCGATGCGATCGCCCCGGTAAGCCCCCCATGTTAATTGATATGTATCGCCAAAAGATTGATAAGATTTCCCATCAGTACTGAATGCATAACTGCTGATACCATTGGCGTTCCATGTCGAGCGCAGCCAGATATATTGCCCATGAATCCTTATACCCAGCGTTTCCTTTCCATTATTATCATAAACCAAAGCCCTTTTTTCATTGTCCTGTTTAACCCCAAACAAACTAAAGCTGGTAGTTGAAAAATGTGTGAGACCAGCAAACTGACCGTCAGCCATATTACTGATATCGATCCTGACTGTGGCAACATTGGAAGGCGTACGCATACTTCTTTGAGTGATGGTATTCCCAGCTCTAAGAATAATATTTCTTTTACTGTCCCAATTACCGGGTGCAAATGCATACAGCCGAAGAAAGCCCCGGCGCGCTGCCAAAGACCATTTATCAGCCCTCGGCTGATAGTTCCATTCCCATTGAACACCTGGTTTCAAAGCACCGAACTCGTCATTACTTTGAATAAAGATCTTTCTTCCAGAGGATATAGGTTTTGTACCAGTCCACACCATACGCCCTATTGTGTCTGCTCCCGGCTTACCAATGATGGGCCAGCCGTCTATCCAGTGTACCGGCAAAAGACTGGCAGCACGCCCCTCCCAATCTCCACTGCCATGATGAGTGAAAAAATACCATTTGCCCGACGGCGTTTGCAATAGTCCGCCTTGATTAGGCTCCCTATCTACCCCGCCGTCAACATGATTTAATTGTTTGATTTCCCAGGGACCGTATAAACTCTTTGAACGTTCCATCATTATCACACGCCCTTCCGGTTTTACTTCACTGAAGTAATGGTAATATATTCCATTGAACTTATAAAGCTTATTGGCTTCACTTCCGCTGGATTGATGTATGATGGAATCAGACTCCATGATAAGACTCTTTCCGTCTGGCGCCATTTTAAACAGATGAATGTTGTATTTCTTCCCATTCGCAGGATCCAATGCAAAATTGGTGGCAACAAAATAAAGCTGCCCGTCATCGTCACAAAACGAACAGCAGTCATCCCATCCCGATACCTTCCATAACTGATGAACCGGCTCCCACGGCCCCGCAGGATTCGTTGCAGTGCTTACAAAAAAACCATCGTCAGGAGTGCCAAAATAAACCCAGAATTTATTCTTATAATACCTGATGGAACCGGCCCAGATACCCTTACCATAACAATCCATCCTGTCCCAGTTCAATTGCGGGCTAATGCGGGTAAGATCATCAACCACATGACCTATAATTTCCCAGTTCACCAGGTCCCGGGAATGAATCACTACCATACCGGGTGAATATTGCATGGTAGATGATATGGCATAATAATCATTCCCCACACGTATGGCATCCAGGTCGCTGTAATCGGCAGGAAGAACCGGATTTACATAGGTACCGTTTCCCTGATCTCCCCATTTACCCGTCATTTGAGCATGCAGACATAGACTCACCAATTGCAGGCAACATATTAGCGACAATAAGCTGAAACGATTCATAAAAAGTCTTGAATGTCTAATAAATATGCCACTCCCAGACACCCTTAACACCAGCTAAAATTTTTATCCTCAGATAGCGGGCCTTTATATTTAACATGTCCTGGTGTGGCGACTGTACAACAACTTGCCGATGCCCGCCGCAAGCTTTCCATACCTTACCGTCAGCAGAATATTCCAGTATATAAGCATGACCTGCAGTGGGACGAACAAAACCGATTTCGCTGCGCCTTACCTTCTGAATCCTGCCTAAATCGGCAACGAGCCAGGCCGTAGAGTCTTCGGGAGCAGCCATCCACCTCGATCCATTGGCATCATCAAAAGCAAACTGTGAAGAGAAAAATTCTGTACGTTTCAACGAAAAATCCTGGTTGGGCTTGACGATTAAAGCCGAACGAACACTTGATGCTTTGGAATCAACAACGCTGATACTTTTTCCCTGTATTACAGCACGAAAAGCACCAACACCGTCAAGCGTTAACTTAACAGGCCGGATAGTTCCATCGGCATTGAACTCAAGCTTGTTGACGTAGGTTTGACGATTGGTGCTTCTACGTCCAAATTCCAGGTAGGCAAAATAGAAATCATCAGTGCCGGGCACATTAAATACGCAACCATGACCCGGACCAAAAATCTGGCGTTCATAATTGGTGGTAGCTATAATATCCTGCTCAGGGAACTCAAACGGCCCGAGCGGTGATGTCTTGCTCATACCATATGCGTATTGATATTTTTCATCTCCCCCAAGCGTGTAGAGATAGTAGTAAACACCTTTCCGTTTAAAAAAAATCGGCCCTTCAGAATATCCTTGCCGCTTTGTAGCAATAGTTACAAAAGATGAAGTATCGATTGATGCCATATCAGGGGTCATTTTAGCAGCATGCCTTAACTGCCAGAAAACGTAAGGCTGACCATCGTCATCTATAAAAACTTCAGCATCGATCCCGCCGGGTTCCTTGGGATTCTTTGAATACAATAACGCCGATGGGGTAAAAGGTAAATAGAAGCTATCGATGCCTTTTGCCAGTTTAAAAGGTCCATCGGGCGAGTCGGCTACAGCGGGATACATGTAACCATTCACTGTAGGGTAGATATAGTATTTACCATTAGCAGCAATGGCCTTACTCGGTGCCCAGTATTTCTGTTTTACTGCAGAAGAGAAATAAGTTCCCGAAAAACTCCAGTGAATAAAATCTTTCGACTTCCATACTACCGGCGGTCCCGAAGTTTCCAACCCCTGATCATATCCATCGGTGGTTGCATAACAATAAAACGTTCCATTAATTTCCTGGATACTGGCATCGGCAATCATGTCAGGCACCAATGCCTTCCCAAAAGGATTCTTTGATTGGCACAGCGCTATCGTACTGCAACTGAAATGAATTACAGCAAGCAGGAAAAGTTTCATAAAGGCATCTGCAATGTTGGCAAGCATAAGATCAAATAGTTGCCACGAAACTAGAAAAACCTCTGCCTCAAAGAATTGCATAGATTCGACTTTATATTATACAAATCCGATCTCTGCCATTTAAGACCATCCCAGTCTTACAGTATTCATATAGAACCTCCCTTTACCAGAATAGTTTCTCCGTAATATGCCTTACCTGCGGCAGTGAAGGCGTGCATTATAAAGCAGCTTCGGGCAATTGGCAACATATGCCGGCCCAACCTGTAACCGTAAAGAATGCGACAGGCGCAGGAGATGCATTCTGGGCTGGTTTCATCAGTGCCTGGAATGTAAAGCAAACACTCGACGACTGTGTTCATCACGGTATTGAAATAGCATCGCGCAAGCTTAGCGGCGACCTTTAGACATCAACAAATGAAATAAAGATTATGCTGCTAAGGGGCGCCTTGTAACAAGACGCCCCTTCGGTATACCTGCCCGCAAGAAAGCAAAGGCCGTTTATTGGGATACTAAAGTAGTAACACTTGAAGGAGAAAGATTAATACCAAAACTACCTACCGAAACAGCTACTGTACTAGCCACCAGATTAGAGCTACTCGTAGTAACATAACGGTTAAAGCCTGTAAGAGATGTACCACTAAGTGTAAAAGACTGATAAGTAGTAGCACTGTTTTGATTAATAATCACTATTACGATCCTTGATCCACTTTTATACGCAGTAGTATACACGCCGGAAGTAGGATTGGCAGTACATGATATTTTCGTATACCCTGGTCTAACATACCGGGCCCAGTGCGCCATTACATAGCCCAACTTGGTAATGTTACTATTTTCATCGATAGGGCCATACGACCGGCGAATATACCACCACACATAGGCTGCCCATCCTGCCGCCATGCAATCATGGATTTCTTTGGCAGCTGTCATGGCATTCCCCCAGTCATTGCCACTGATGGAAGAATTGGTGTAATGTTCGGTCATCCATACCGATTTACCGATGTTACCCAGGTTATAAGGCGTTGCACCATAAATATGTCCTGCAACAAAAGCCGTGTTAGCCTTGGCAGTAGCGTTACTCAGATAAGTATTGATGTAGCTTTGTCCCATATTGAGTGGCTCCGGCGCCATAATAGGCGCGCCGCAATTGTTTCCCTGTGCCGCCACAAAATCAGCTACTTCTGAAGCCGTTGCTCCCATCCACCCCGATGCAGAATAGTTAGGTTCATTCCATGGACTAATGGCATACACCCCTCCTACTGCGCTGGCGTAAGAACTAAGATGCGCTGCGTAAGCAGCATATGAACTGGTTTTTAGTTTCAGTCCGTCCATCATAGATGCCGGTGCATTCCAGGCCGTAGCAATGACTCTTGCTCCCAAACCTTTTGCAGCATCAATAGTTGGCTTTTCAGCGGCGAACTGGCTGCTGGAAGTGGGCACCATTACTCTGAGAATACTCATGCCAATTCCACTGGAAGCAGAAAAGGCTTTGGTACGCTGGTCACTGGTAAGATCTCCAATCCAAATAGGAATACTGGCACCTCCAAAGCCCTGCACAGTTTGCTGAACAGTATTGGCGTCTACAGTAGCCGTACCTTTGGGGATATTCAATGCTGCGGTGTCTGTGTCCTGGCTTTTATGACATGATACCAGGGAAAGGCTGAGCAAAATAATCGGTGTTCCTGTAAGTTTCAGGATATTATTGATTTTCATCTTTTTATTTGTTAATCATTGGCATTAAGCAATATTTACCGGATACAAGCCTGCCGGAAATGACTCGGGCCGGCTGTAAATGTTATTATAACAGGTAATACGGGGGACTTTTATTCATATGGTGCTATTTAAAGTTAGGGATAGCCGGACCATTACCTGCTAATACAGGCATACCGGCATGGCAGCATTTTACAATACCTTGGGACTTTATTACGCGGGAGAAGTTGTCTTATGCTATTCTATTGGTGTTTATATTCTGCAGTTGATAATATGGCAAAATGCTGCAATCTTTTTCAGGCGTCTGGTCGTTTATCCGATATGTTGTCAAACCTAATAATACACATGCATCAATGATGGCTCATTTGTCAATAAGAATAGCATAAATGTTTTAAAAAAGCTTAAAAAGCCGGCTTTGCTATTTACCTACCAGCACTCTTGCCTGGAACCGGCGATCCCCGCTTCTCACGTGTAATATATATACCCCCTTGGCCAGGTTGAAGTGAACAATATTCCTTACACCCGGCGTATATTCAATATTCAGCGCTCTGCCGGCCATATCAAAACATTTAACCTCATCGGGTATAAGTTCATCGGGCAGTTCAAAATAAAAGTAGTCCCTGCATGGGTTAGGATATACCAGTAAAGCACCTGAAGCGGGCCGGGCTGTTCTTCCGTAACACTCGGTGATACCTATAGCCAGGGAAGTCGTGTAACTGTATTGCAGGCTATTAACAGCATGCCATGTATAATCGTAAACAAACATACCCGATGCACCGTCCTTTCCCCTGCTGGCAGCCCTGTATAATGTAAACGATGATCCGGCGTTTAAGCCAGTTTCATACCCCGCAAAGAAATTACCCTGTATTTTTAATACAGAATCGAAAATGATCTGGTTAATACCCTGTGTAAGCTGGTTTAAAAAGACCTTCTGCCTGTAAATCAGGCCAGACGGGCTATTATCACCAATCCATATGCAAACATTGATATAATCCGAAGCAGTAACACTGATGCCTGACACATTCAGATAAACGGACGGCAAACTTAGGGAGCCCTCCAGCAGGAATTTTTCAGCCACCCCGGTGAAACGGTCACCCGGAGCAGCCGCTCCCGGCAAGAAAGAAGGAGAACTTTCCAGTTTTTCCCCTGGCCCTATATTCCAAATCAAACTACAATCAGAAGAATCCAATCCGTAGGGATCATACCCGTCCATTTCCGTTGCACCATTGTGGACCGGATCAAGCCAAGTCATCAAATCATTACCGGCAGCGGATGGCGTTTTCCATGATGCAGACAACTTATTGAAGTAATCAGTGCCCTGCCCTCCGCAAGTGGCATTACCACCAGTCAAGGTTCCCACCAGGCGATGTTGCTTATTAAACAGCGGACTGCCCGAGGAGCCCGGCGCCGTCATACCAACTTCCCAATTCACACCCCAGAATGCATCCTGCTGGTACAACGGAGCATAAGTAGCCGAAGAAACATAACGGTATGACATCGCCAACTGTTTAGGTAATCCGCCCGGATGATGTATAGCCGCTACAGGCAGTTCGGGTAAACGAACGCCGGCATCCCAACCAGCATAATAAGGATGGCAGGATTCAGGAGGCACCTGGTGAAGTTTCAGCAACGCATAATCCAATCCGGGCGCCGTTGCCAGCAGACTGGCGCCGGAAATACGCTGGTAGTCATTTACTACAGCCCCCTCACAATCCGCATATTCATAGTTAAAAAAGAAGACAGCCTCCGCTGCGTGCTGCTGATCGAAAATGATATGATAAGCAGTAAGTAAATAAGGCTCACGACTGCGGGCAGTATTGGCAACAAGGGTACCAGTACATAGCGCTCCATCCGTAATGATTTTGCAAACCGCTCGCTTTTCCGTTTGCCAGAAAGCCCCATTTTCGCAATTGATATTTTCTTCACACGCCGACGGCGGCAGACGCCGTAGCCCATTGTAACGTCCAAAATAATTCAGCTTGTCATGATACAACTTGCTTACTACCACTTTTCCATATTCCTTTACGTTACCAGGGACATTTAATTCTATAATGATTTTATCTCCCTTTACGGGTGGCACCGAAAACGCGCCGGTATGCGGCAATACGTCTGCGGTGAACGGTCCGCAGATATCATCACCTTTTTCGTCGTAGACATAGAGACTGGCTCCTGCCGCGAGTTCAAGGGAATTAAAGGAAATATACAAAGAATAGGCTCCAGGGGAAGCGATACCGAGCCGCCATATTTTCCCTATTGCTGTATTATCCCAACAACCTGCATTTTGAGGAGTAAGCTCCGTTTCATAAAGATCGGCGAAGCGGGACACCTTCGCCGCATTGTCCCGCAAATCGGGCTGATTGTAATTTCTTTTACAGGAGGAACGATCAGCAATATCTATATAAGAAACGGGGGTATTCAAGGCCACCTGCTGACTGAATGGCTTACCTGGGTGTGCCGCCAACTGTGCCGTAACAAGTAACATGTACAACACACAAAAACACTTGTTACAGGAAGATACCGCGAGGCTGCTCATAGAACAGGACTAGAGGTGCTGTTATTCGAAACAGGATATTTATCTTTTTTCATGGTTATTGTAGTTTAAGTAAAAACTGGTCAGCCTGTTTCACAATAATAAGCCATTTCCCAATTTAGGCAATCGATTTCAAGAAATATCCCAAAACTTCACAGCCTAACGTAAGGCAACATTTATCTGCATTAGAGGCCCACGCACGTCGCTGGAATCCTGGAACGTCTTGAAAAATCTTCATCAGTGTTATGCAAA
This window encodes:
- a CDS encoding DUF6941 family protein, with the translated sequence MTCSTLLCAQTIITDKATNNVSVINIVENINASLFPIQIPISVLIATERKVEDPASFNILFRFTLNGDPLLETPVAVTFLDQTVKHNATINIAGLLINQPGMLFASVVYNGEVIKSTSLTVQGNG
- a CDS encoding DUF5677 domain-containing protein, with translation MELHSNKSADLDLYNSQKEYKDKLIQLEIFLMFAIDISDAIGGIKVAPKEWHKVTASQLYTRLTISCTSIVRLLPWNRLFPTTNNFWDYFSVMSLCRNLIENYHTFFYLCIQQINDEERDFRKLIISYHDNCEKYKIYKDSNAEQAILEDFEKNLPFDRKAIEEHSFFINLPKEHKNRISKGESSMYLTNQDISNLIPFDTTNFRAIYKLLSNQIHCTPMSFARMDDARGRGQCTMTELSYMCICINICTLYLAAAILDMVQLFSERKTVIDKEKLSNVELYFSGFQTNMKDNS
- a CDS encoding tyrosine-type recombinase/integrase is translated as MGYDKRSSTIVTRHSFSTHILHSGAPKELIQESLGHLNIKTTENYLDSFQKPVVREFAEKLLSFKNYKLKAN
- a CDS encoding phage integrase SAM-like domain-containing protein — its product is MKDELKGIRDSLRKLKTALEDYLKEVSDFSFERFEMGFVSRHPDLVHRKAKMAAPVQLPQSFDLSKYEKKYRILKEEGAKKDNLLGAYVSNIVSLLKYKSVKTADLYQSAYYSMFSYCGNIRLAKVNKQLLKEYDAWMRNNGRGKTTIGMYVRTLRKILNSAIDDGILPRKDYPFGRNKYIIPSGRNIKKALDNSCLSAIYYYEPEKERESFARDTWLFLYFGNGMNSKDMALLKYKNIVDGFIVFDRAKIETTAKEESKSITVYLSEELEAIIKRWGNKRLSDETYIFSILNEGMDEVGQMTAVQYFIRITNNWMKRYLPDWDMTKGVLPLSPGIHFLHTYFIPAHQKN
- a CDS encoding glycoside hydrolase family 43 protein; this encodes MSLCLHAQMTGKWGDQGNGTYVNPVLPADYSDLDAIRVGNDYYAISSTMQYSPGMVVIHSRDLVNWEIIGHVVDDLTRISPQLNWDRMDCYGKGIWAGSIRYYKNKFWVYFGTPDDGFFVSTATNPAGPWEPVHQLWKVSGWDDCCSFCDDDGQLYFVATNFALDPANGKKYNIHLFKMAPDGKSLIMESDSIIHQSSGSEANKLYKFNGIYYHYFSEVKPEGRVIMMERSKSLYGPWEIKQLNHVDGGVDREPNQGGLLQTPSGKWYFFTHHGSGDWEGRAASLLPVHWIDGWPIIGKPGADTIGRMVWTGTKPISSGRKIFIQSNDEFGALKPGVQWEWNYQPRADKWSLAARRGFLRLYAFAPGNWDSKRNIILRAGNTITQRSMRTPSNVATVRIDISNMADGQFAGLTHFSTTSFSLFGVKQDNEKRALVYDNNGKETLGIRIHGQYIWLRSTWNANGISSYAFSTDGKSYQSFGDTYQLTWGAYRGDRIGIFNFNTKADKGYVDVDWFRYNYKK
- a CDS encoding family 43 glycosylhydrolase, which gives rise to MQFFEAEVFLVSWQLFDLMLANIADAFMKLFLLAVIHFSCSTIALCQSKNPFGKALVPDMIADASIQEINGTFYCYATTDGYDQGLETSGPPVVWKSKDFIHWSFSGTYFSSAVKQKYWAPSKAIAANGKYYIYPTVNGYMYPAVADSPDGPFKLAKGIDSFYLPFTPSALLYSKNPKEPGGIDAEVFIDDDGQPYVFWQLRHAAKMTPDMASIDTSSFVTIATKRQGYSEGPIFFKRKGVYYYLYTLGGDEKYQYAYGMSKTSPLGPFEFPEQDIIATTNYERQIFGPGHGCVFNVPGTDDFYFAYLEFGRRSTNRQTYVNKLEFNADGTIRPVKLTLDGVGAFRAVIQGKSISVVDSKASSVRSALIVKPNQDFSLKRTEFFSSQFAFDDANGSRWMAAPEDSTAWLVADLGRIQKVRRSEIGFVRPTAGHAYILEYSADGKVWKACGGHRQVVVQSPHQDMLNIKARYLRIKILAGVKGVWEWHIY
- a CDS encoding PfkB family carbohydrate kinase, with the translated sequence MCLTCGSEGVHYKAASGNWQHMPAQPVTVKNATGAGDAFWAGFISAWNVKQTLDDCVHHGIEIASRKLSGDL